A genomic window from Sorex araneus isolate mSorAra2 chromosome 2, mSorAra2.pri, whole genome shotgun sequence includes:
- the PIP4K2C gene encoding phosphatidylinositol 5-phosphate 4-kinase type-2 gamma, whose amino-acid sequence MASSSVPPAAVPAAPSAPGPGFGFASKTKKKHFVQQKVKVFRAADPLVGVFLWGVSHSINELSQVPPPVMLLPDDFKASSKIKVNNHLFHRENLPSHFKFKEYCPQVFRNLRDRFGIDDQDYLVSLTRSPPNETEGSDGRFLISYDRTLVIKEVSSEDIADMHSNLSNYHQYIVKCHGSTLLPQFLGMYRVSVDNEDSYMLVMRNMFSHRLPVHRKYDLKGSLVSREASDKEKVKELPTLKDMDFLNKNQKVYIGEEEKKVFLEKLKRDVEFLVQLKIMDYSLLLGIHDILRGSEPEEEGPPREEEPEGDGDSGLAGPPALVGSYGTSPEGIGGYIHSHRPLGPGEFEAFIDVYAIRSAEGAPQKEVYFMGLIDILTQYDAKKKAAHAAKTVKHGAGAEISTVHPEQYAKRFLDFITNIFA is encoded by the exons ATGGCGTCCTCTTCGGTGCCGCCGGCCGCCGTCCCCGCGGCGCCGTCGGCCCCCGGGCCGGGCTTCGGCTTCGCCTCGAAAACCAAGAAGAAGCACTTCGTGCAGCAGAAGGTGAAGGTGTTCCGGGCGGCCGACCCGCTGGTGGGCGTGTTCCTGTGGGGCGTTTCCCACTCG ATCAACGAGCTGAGCCAGGTGCCGCCCCCAGTGATGCTGCTGCCTGATGACTTCAAAGCCAGCTCCAAGATCAAGGTCAACAATCACCTTTTCCACAG GGAAAATCTGCCCAGTCATTTTAAGTTCAAGGAGTACTGTCCTCAGGTCTTCAGGAACCTCCGTGATCGATTTGGCATTGATGACCAGGATTACTTG GTTTCCCTTACCCGAAGCCCTCCAAATGAAACTGAAGGCAGTGATGGTCGCTTCCTTATCTCCTATGATCGGACACTCGTCATCAAGGAAGTTTCGAGTGAGGACATTGCTGACATGCATAGCAACCTCTCCAACTATCACCAG tatATCGTGAAGTGCCACGGCAGCACGCTGCTGCCCCAGTTCCTGGGCATGTACCGAGTCAGTGTGGACAACGAAGACAGCTACATGCTCGTCATGCGCAACATGTTCAGCCACCGCCTTCCCGTGCACAGGAAGTATGACCTGAAG GGGTCCCTAGTTTCCCGGGAAGCCAGCGATAAGGAGAAG GTGAAGGAGCTGCCCACGCTGAAGGACATGGACTTCCTCAACAAGAACCAGAAGGTCTATAtcggggaggaggagaagaaagtcTTCCTGGAGAAGCTGAAGAGGGACGTGGAG TTCCTCGTGCAGCTGAAGATCATGGACTACAGCCTCCTCCTGGGCATCCACGACATCCTCCGGGGCTCGGAGCCGGAGGAGGAGGGGCCCCCGCGGGAGGAGGAGCCCGAGGGGGACGGCGACTCTGGCCTGGCCGGGCCCCCCGCCCTGGTGGGCTCCTACGGCACCTCCCCCGAGGGCATTGGCGGCTACATCCATTCCCACCGGCCCCTGGGCCCCGGCGAGTTTGAGGCTTTCATTGACGTCTACGCCATCCGGAGCGCCGAGG gggCCCCCCAGAAGGAGGTGTATTTCATGGGCCTCATTGACATCCTGACACAGTACGACGCCAAGAAGAAGGCCGCTCATGCAGCCAAGACTGTCAAGCACGGG GCGGGGGCGGAGATCTCTACGGTCCATCCTGAGCAGTACGCCAAGCGCTTCTTGGACTTCATCACCAACATCTTTGCCTAG
- the DTX3 gene encoding probable E3 ubiquitin-protein ligase DTX3 isoform X2, producing MSFVLSRMAACGGTCKNKVTVSKPVWDFLSKETPARLARLREEHRVSILIDGETSDIYVLQLALQGPLPAAPNGLYLARKALKGLLKEAEKELKKAQRQGELMGCLALGGGGEHPELHHRPGPPPLRAAPLLPPGARGLPPPPPPLPPPLPPRLREEPEEPERTCPICLGEIQNAKTLEKCRHSFCEGCITRALQVKKACPMCGRFYGQLVGNQPQNGRMLVSKDATLLLPSYEKYGTIVIQYVFPPGVQGAEHPNPGVRYPGTTRVAYLPDCPEGNKVLTLFRKAFDQRLTFTIGTSMTTGRPNVITWNDIHHKTSCTGGPQLFGYPDPTYLTRVQEELRAKGITDD from the exons A TGTCGTTCGTCCTGTCCAGAATGGCAGCCTGCGGAGGCACCTGCAAGAACAAAGTGACGGTCTCCAAGCCCGTGTGGGACTTCCTGAGCAAGGAGACCCCCGCGCGGCTGGCGCGGCTCCGGGAGGAGCACCGCGTGTCCATCCTCATCGACGGCGAGACCTCAGACATCTACGTGCTCCAGCTGGCCCTCCAGGGgcccctgcccgccgcgcccAACGGGCTCTACCTGGCCCGCAAGGCCCTCAAGGGGCTGCTGAAGGAGGCGGAGAAGGAGCTGAAGAAGGCGCAGCGGCAGGGCGAGCTGATGGGCTGCCTggctttggggggcgggggcgagcaCCCTGAGCTGCACCAccgcccgggcccgccccctCTGCGCGCAGCGCCGCTCCTGCCccccggggcgcgggggctgcccccgccgccgcctcccctgccccctcccctgcctccccgcctccgGGAGGAGCCCGAAGAGCCCGAGCGcacctgccccatctgcctggGGGAGATCCAAAACGCCAAGACCCTGGAGAAGTGCCGGCACTCCTTCTGCGAGGGCTGCATCACGCGGGCCCTGCAGGTGAAGAAGGCCTGCCCCATGTGCGGCCGCTTCTACGGGCAGCTGGTGGGGAACCAGCCCCAGAACGGGCGCATGCTGGTCTCCAAGGACGCCACCCTCCTGCTGCCCAGCTACGAGAAGTACGGCACCATCGTCATCCAGTACGTCTTCCCGCCCGGCGTCCAGGGG GCTGAACACCCCAACCCAGGGGTCCGGTACCCTGGCACTACCCGCGTGGCCTACCTCCCAGACTGCCCCGAGGGCAACAAGGTGCTGACCCTGTTCCGGAAGGCGTTTGATCAGCGTCTCACCTTCACCATCGGCACGTCCATGACCACAGGGAGACCGAACGTCATCACCTGGAACGACATCCACCACAAGACCAGCTGCACAGGGGGACCCCAGCT GTTTGGGTACCCGGACCCCACCTACCTGACCCGGGTGCAGGAGGAGCTGAGAGCCAAGGGTATCACGGATGACTGA
- the DTX3 gene encoding probable E3 ubiquitin-protein ligase DTX3 isoform X1, with translation MPILSSSGSKMAACGGTCKNKVTVSKPVWDFLSKETPARLARLREEHRVSILIDGETSDIYVLQLALQGPLPAAPNGLYLARKALKGLLKEAEKELKKAQRQGELMGCLALGGGGEHPELHHRPGPPPLRAAPLLPPGARGLPPPPPPLPPPLPPRLREEPEEPERTCPICLGEIQNAKTLEKCRHSFCEGCITRALQVKKACPMCGRFYGQLVGNQPQNGRMLVSKDATLLLPSYEKYGTIVIQYVFPPGVQGAEHPNPGVRYPGTTRVAYLPDCPEGNKVLTLFRKAFDQRLTFTIGTSMTTGRPNVITWNDIHHKTSCTGGPQLFGYPDPTYLTRVQEELRAKGITDD, from the exons ATGCCAATTCTAAGCTCTTCAGGATCAAA AATGGCAGCCTGCGGAGGCACCTGCAAGAACAAAGTGACGGTCTCCAAGCCCGTGTGGGACTTCCTGAGCAAGGAGACCCCCGCGCGGCTGGCGCGGCTCCGGGAGGAGCACCGCGTGTCCATCCTCATCGACGGCGAGACCTCAGACATCTACGTGCTCCAGCTGGCCCTCCAGGGgcccctgcccgccgcgcccAACGGGCTCTACCTGGCCCGCAAGGCCCTCAAGGGGCTGCTGAAGGAGGCGGAGAAGGAGCTGAAGAAGGCGCAGCGGCAGGGCGAGCTGATGGGCTGCCTggctttggggggcgggggcgagcaCCCTGAGCTGCACCAccgcccgggcccgccccctCTGCGCGCAGCGCCGCTCCTGCCccccggggcgcgggggctgcccccgccgccgcctcccctgccccctcccctgcctccccgcctccgGGAGGAGCCCGAAGAGCCCGAGCGcacctgccccatctgcctggGGGAGATCCAAAACGCCAAGACCCTGGAGAAGTGCCGGCACTCCTTCTGCGAGGGCTGCATCACGCGGGCCCTGCAGGTGAAGAAGGCCTGCCCCATGTGCGGCCGCTTCTACGGGCAGCTGGTGGGGAACCAGCCCCAGAACGGGCGCATGCTGGTCTCCAAGGACGCCACCCTCCTGCTGCCCAGCTACGAGAAGTACGGCACCATCGTCATCCAGTACGTCTTCCCGCCCGGCGTCCAGGGG GCTGAACACCCCAACCCAGGGGTCCGGTACCCTGGCACTACCCGCGTGGCCTACCTCCCAGACTGCCCCGAGGGCAACAAGGTGCTGACCCTGTTCCGGAAGGCGTTTGATCAGCGTCTCACCTTCACCATCGGCACGTCCATGACCACAGGGAGACCGAACGTCATCACCTGGAACGACATCCACCACAAGACCAGCTGCACAGGGGGACCCCAGCT GTTTGGGTACCCGGACCCCACCTACCTGACCCGGGTGCAGGAGGAGCTGAGAGCCAAGGGTATCACGGATGACTGA